A window of the Corallococcus soli genome harbors these coding sequences:
- a CDS encoding DUF4350 domain-containing protein yields MRDRFPLLVLGALLLAGVLGAFLVRGAQRGGFADPLSTFRAEPDGARALYLLAQESGLPVTRNMADLRLVSGPDTLVLFAVDVEGAHEEDPDQTRLASDPDAGVDDEEAPHLGFNALRAQQLEDAERERVLSHVRAGHSLVYVPWGSRENPLLDELGVKLDKADTSLPMRTLVAPLPTPYTLGVERVETKVQAYLRLPGNAVPVLEDERMGLPVAAVIPLGAGRVLVVGAPELAMNQALARADNAQFWLSALGALGPGPYAFDEFHHGFTNERSLVDFARRYGLHFAVAQLLFGVVLWAGALKRFGRPTPPPEALRVGATDALFAMGRLYREGRHHAFAAGLISRGLTQQLAPLAGLPSHSTVAAVSEGLRARGRQDLADGLTDVARQSDAVQKDADLQALATSAAHLRERIHPAGTGRPRPGTP; encoded by the coding sequence GTGCGTGACCGCTTTCCGCTGCTCGTGCTGGGGGCGCTGCTGCTCGCGGGCGTGCTGGGCGCGTTCCTGGTGCGCGGCGCCCAGCGCGGCGGCTTCGCGGATCCCCTCTCCACCTTCCGGGCGGAGCCGGACGGCGCGCGGGCCTTGTACCTGCTCGCGCAGGAGAGCGGCCTGCCGGTGACGCGGAACATGGCGGACCTGCGCCTCGTCTCCGGCCCGGACACGCTGGTGCTCTTCGCCGTCGACGTGGAGGGCGCGCACGAGGAGGATCCGGATCAGACGCGGCTCGCGTCGGATCCGGACGCGGGCGTGGACGACGAGGAGGCGCCGCACCTGGGCTTCAACGCGCTCCGGGCCCAGCAGCTGGAGGACGCCGAGCGGGAGCGGGTGCTGTCCCACGTCCGCGCGGGACACTCGCTCGTGTACGTGCCCTGGGGCTCCAGGGAGAACCCGCTGCTGGACGAGCTGGGGGTGAAGCTGGACAAGGCGGACACGTCCCTGCCCATGCGCACGCTGGTGGCGCCGCTGCCCACGCCGTACACGCTGGGCGTGGAGCGCGTGGAGACGAAGGTCCAGGCCTACCTGCGGCTGCCAGGGAACGCCGTCCCGGTGCTGGAGGACGAACGCATGGGCCTGCCGGTGGCGGCGGTGATTCCGTTGGGCGCGGGCCGGGTGCTGGTGGTGGGCGCGCCGGAGCTCGCGATGAACCAGGCGCTCGCGCGGGCGGACAACGCCCAGTTCTGGCTGAGCGCGCTGGGCGCCCTGGGCCCCGGCCCCTACGCCTTCGACGAGTTCCACCACGGCTTCACCAACGAGCGCTCGCTCGTGGACTTCGCGCGCCGCTACGGCCTGCACTTCGCGGTGGCGCAGCTGCTCTTCGGCGTGGTGCTGTGGGCCGGCGCCCTCAAGCGCTTTGGCCGTCCGACGCCGCCCCCGGAGGCCCTGCGCGTGGGCGCCACGGACGCCCTGTTCGCCATGGGCCGGCTGTACCGCGAGGGCCGGCACCACGCCTTCGCCGCCGGGCTCATCTCCCGGGGCCTCACGCAGCAGTTGGCGCCGCTCGCGGGCCTGCCCTCGCACTCCACCGTCGCCGCGGTCAGCGAGGGGCTGCGGGCGCGGGGACGCCAGGACCTGGCGGACGGGCTCACCGACGTGGCCCGCCAGTCCGACGCCGTGCAGAAGGACGCCGACCTGCAGGCCCTCGCCACTTCCGCCGCGCACCTGCGCGAGCGCATCCACCCCGCCGGCACAGGCCGGCCCCGCCCCGGAACCCCATGA
- a CDS encoding AAA family ATPase has translation MNAPPFSPPPAPAGGHAVRAANAIREGVLHEVRKAVVGQDEPLELMLCGLVAGGHILLEGVPGVAKTLMAKALSRSVGADFKRIQFTPDLMPADILGTSVFDLKTQTFVLARGPIFTDLLLADEINRAPAKTQSALLEAMQERAVSLEGRNLVLSPMFTVFATQNPVESEGTYPLPEAQLDRFLLKIDVGYPAPEEEDAILDAVHRGFDAGDLARAGVNAAVTKDGLLQARAALSEVNVEPAVLGYIRKLVSATRASPNIRLGAGPRAGVHLLLASKALAALRGRDFVTPDDVRFLAGPVLRHRLLLSPDAELDGATPADVLREVVQGVEVPR, from the coding sequence ATGAACGCCCCGCCCTTCTCCCCTCCTCCCGCCCCGGCCGGCGGCCACGCCGTGCGGGCCGCCAACGCCATCCGCGAGGGCGTCCTCCACGAGGTGCGCAAGGCCGTGGTCGGGCAGGACGAACCGCTGGAGCTGATGCTCTGCGGGCTCGTCGCCGGAGGCCACATCCTGCTGGAGGGCGTGCCCGGCGTGGCCAAGACGCTGATGGCCAAGGCGCTGTCGCGCAGCGTGGGCGCGGACTTCAAGCGCATCCAGTTCACCCCGGACCTGATGCCCGCGGACATCCTGGGCACCAGCGTCTTCGACCTGAAGACGCAGACCTTCGTGCTGGCGCGCGGCCCCATCTTCACGGACCTGCTGCTGGCGGATGAGATCAACCGCGCCCCGGCCAAGACGCAGTCCGCGCTGCTGGAGGCGATGCAGGAGCGCGCCGTGTCGCTGGAGGGCCGCAACCTGGTGCTCTCCCCCATGTTCACGGTGTTCGCCACGCAGAACCCGGTGGAGTCCGAAGGCACGTACCCGCTGCCCGAGGCGCAGCTGGATCGCTTCCTGCTGAAGATCGACGTGGGCTACCCCGCGCCCGAAGAAGAGGACGCCATCCTCGACGCCGTGCACCGGGGCTTCGACGCGGGCGACCTCGCGCGGGCGGGCGTGAACGCGGCGGTGACGAAGGACGGCCTGCTCCAGGCGCGCGCGGCGTTGAGCGAGGTGAACGTGGAGCCCGCGGTGCTGGGCTACATCCGCAAGCTGGTGTCGGCGACGCGCGCCTCGCCCAACATCCGCCTGGGCGCGGGGCCGCGCGCGGGCGTGCACCTGCTGCTCGCGTCCAAGGCGCTGGCGGCGCTGCGGGGCCGCGACTTCGTCACGCCGGACGACGTGCGCTTCCTCGCGGGCCCGGTGCTGCGCCACCGCCTGCTCCTGTCGCCGGACGCGGAGCTGGACGGGGCCACGCCCGCGGACGTGCTGCGCGAGGTGGTCCAGGGCGTCGAGGTCCCCCGGTGA
- a CDS encoding DUF58 domain-containing protein, with protein sequence MIPSERLWGLLALLALPMALAGFFPGLGGAVLALDALALALAAFDFLLARRVRLEVHRTLPERLNVGVANRVEVHLVHRGQGTVRVRVKDDAPADFTTEPGEATLRLTPDSQTQWVYRATPVKRGKFAFGDVHVRVRGPLGLVSHERTFAAAKSVSVYPDLRGARRLLLSGAALDLVNLGLRQLRRDGRGSEFARLRDYAQGDSVRDVDWKATARRGRPVTRVLESERSQALLICVDAGRSMAAQVDGLTKLDHAVNAALFLAFVAIRNGDRVGLALFADGVKAYLPPAAGRGQYRKLVDTLYSATPSLTYVDYLALFKELNVRLNRRSLLCVFTDFLDEEQANTLVAPLHRLARRHVPLCLSVKDTALQKLLRTPPSGPEQAFQHAVASELLSDREVLKARVSRGGVQMLDVAPDELSLAAVNRYLDIKARGVL encoded by the coding sequence GTGATTCCCTCCGAGCGCCTGTGGGGGCTGCTGGCCCTGCTCGCGCTGCCCATGGCGTTGGCGGGCTTCTTCCCGGGCCTGGGCGGCGCCGTGCTGGCGCTGGACGCCCTGGCCCTGGCCCTGGCCGCGTTCGACTTCCTGCTGGCCCGCCGCGTGAGGCTGGAGGTGCACCGCACGCTGCCGGAGCGCCTCAACGTCGGCGTGGCCAACCGCGTGGAGGTGCACCTGGTGCACCGGGGCCAGGGCACCGTGCGGGTGCGCGTGAAGGACGACGCGCCGGCGGACTTCACCACCGAACCGGGCGAAGCCACGCTGCGCCTCACGCCGGACAGCCAGACGCAGTGGGTGTACCGGGCCACGCCGGTGAAGCGCGGCAAGTTCGCCTTTGGCGACGTGCACGTCCGGGTGAGGGGTCCGCTGGGGCTCGTGTCGCACGAGCGCACCTTCGCCGCCGCGAAGTCCGTGTCGGTGTACCCGGACCTGCGCGGGGCCCGGCGGCTGCTGCTGTCAGGCGCCGCGCTGGACCTGGTGAACCTGGGCCTGCGGCAGCTGCGGCGCGACGGCCGGGGCAGCGAGTTCGCGCGCCTGCGCGACTACGCCCAGGGCGACAGCGTGCGCGACGTGGACTGGAAGGCCACCGCGCGCCGGGGCCGCCCGGTGACGCGCGTGCTGGAGTCGGAGCGCTCCCAGGCGCTGCTCATCTGCGTGGACGCGGGCCGCTCCATGGCGGCGCAGGTGGACGGGCTCACCAAGCTGGACCACGCGGTGAACGCGGCGCTCTTCCTCGCCTTCGTGGCCATCCGCAACGGGGACCGCGTGGGCCTGGCGCTCTTCGCGGACGGCGTGAAGGCGTACCTGCCCCCCGCGGCGGGCCGGGGCCAGTACCGCAAGCTGGTGGACACGCTGTACTCCGCGACGCCCAGCCTCACCTACGTGGACTACCTGGCGCTCTTCAAGGAGCTGAACGTGCGCCTGAACCGGCGCAGCCTCCTGTGCGTCTTCACCGACTTCCTCGACGAGGAGCAGGCCAACACCCTGGTCGCGCCGCTGCACCGGCTGGCCCGCCGTCACGTCCCGCTGTGCCTGTCGGTGAAGGACACGGCGCTGCAGAAGCTGCTGCGCACGCCGCCCTCCGGCCCCGAACAGGCCTTCCAGCACGCGGTGGCCTCGGAGCTGCTGTCGGACCGCGAGGTGCTCAAGGCCCGCGTGAGCCGGGGCGGCGTGCAGATGCTGGACGTGGCGCCGGATGAGCTGAGCCTCGCCGCGGTGAACCGCTACCTCGACATCAAGGCGCGCGGGGTGCTGTAA
- a CDS encoding GNAT family N-acetyltransferase, whose translation MDFRFQAGELTAERVPDTEAERFQPLLDGCEDFHQLTYGRPALPDQARLIPSERPPGLVSGQGHLLALKTATGEVVGLLEALRDFPTPGEWYIGILLLAPQVRGQGRGQAVLHAYEALVRASGGTRLRLAVLEQNEAAHRFWTRMGFQPENWVGPVEQGLKRHRLLRMTKALG comes from the coding sequence ATGGACTTCAGGTTCCAGGCGGGCGAACTCACGGCGGAGCGCGTCCCCGACACCGAGGCGGAGCGCTTCCAGCCGCTGCTCGATGGCTGCGAGGACTTCCACCAGCTCACCTACGGGCGCCCCGCCCTGCCGGATCAGGCCCGCCTGATTCCGTCCGAGCGCCCGCCAGGGCTCGTCTCCGGACAGGGACACCTGCTGGCCCTGAAGACGGCGACCGGTGAAGTCGTGGGGCTGCTCGAAGCGCTGCGCGACTTCCCGACGCCGGGCGAGTGGTACATCGGCATCCTGCTCCTCGCGCCCCAGGTGCGCGGGCAGGGCCGGGGCCAGGCCGTGCTCCACGCCTACGAAGCGCTCGTGCGCGCCAGCGGCGGCACGCGGCTGCGGCTCGCGGTGCTGGAGCAGAACGAAGCCGCCCACCGCTTCTGGACGCGGATGGGCTTCCAGCCGGAGAACTGGGTGGGGCCGGTGGAGCAGGGCCTGAAGCGCCATCGGCTGCTGCGGATGACCAAGGCGCTCGGCTGA
- a CDS encoding inorganic diphosphatase, translated as MSTGRSAPLPDLSVPPLPREPEVLIECPRFSMVKRRADGTVDFVSPLPCPYNYGSIPGLLSDDGDPLDAVVLGPRLSQGQRVRVPVVAVLGFVDAGRGDPKVVCGTHPMTDSERAGLERFFRVYALFKRGLHRVRGAVPDTRFVGWLREGPEA; from the coding sequence ATGAGCACGGGGCGGAGCGCTCCCTTGCCGGACCTGTCCGTGCCGCCCCTGCCGCGCGAGCCGGAGGTGCTCATCGAGTGCCCGCGCTTCTCGATGGTGAAGCGGCGCGCGGATGGGACGGTGGACTTCGTGTCGCCGCTGCCGTGCCCGTACAACTACGGCTCCATCCCGGGGCTGCTGTCCGACGACGGCGACCCGCTGGACGCGGTGGTGCTGGGGCCGCGCCTGTCGCAGGGGCAGCGCGTGCGCGTGCCGGTGGTGGCCGTGCTGGGCTTCGTCGACGCGGGGAGGGGCGACCCGAAGGTGGTGTGCGGCACGCACCCGATGACGGACTCGGAGCGCGCGGGCCTGGAGCGCTTCTTCCGCGTCTATGCGCTGTTCAAGCGCGGGCTGCACCGGGTGCGCGGCGCCGTGCCCGACACGCGCTTCGTGGGCTGGCTGCGCGAAGGTCCGGAGGCCTGA
- a CDS encoding stage II sporulation protein M — translation MEMAEFIETRRPRWQQLESLLDKSEADGLRKLSLEEARSLGKLYRAVSSDLLWVRARSGSADVSAYLNDLVGRAYALTYPGTRPRLADVWAFVARGFPALMHREWRMYLASVLLMLAGAGFGYVGMVVDPDAAHYLVPEQHVSLDPVKRAADEAAGKGMSVEEQAQFTTFLFTHNIQVAFLAFALGITLGLGTTMMLFVNGLYLGALAQVYAAKGMSGWFWAWILPHGIPELSAICIAGAAGLVIARGMVAPGGLSRGQALRKEAVTAVKLLFGTLVLFVLAGFIEGTVSQIHPPKLSVGFKISFALTVGAGVYAYLLSDWMRGRRGGARADAPVGTPG, via the coding sequence ATGGAGATGGCGGAGTTCATCGAGACGCGGCGCCCGCGCTGGCAGCAACTGGAGTCGTTGCTGGACAAGTCCGAAGCGGACGGGCTGCGCAAGCTGAGCTTGGAGGAGGCGCGGTCGCTGGGGAAGCTGTACCGCGCCGTCTCCAGCGACCTGTTGTGGGTGCGCGCGCGCAGCGGCTCCGCGGACGTGAGCGCGTACCTCAACGACCTGGTGGGCCGCGCGTACGCGCTGACGTATCCGGGCACCCGGCCCCGCCTGGCGGACGTGTGGGCCTTCGTGGCGCGCGGCTTCCCCGCGCTGATGCACCGCGAGTGGCGCATGTACCTGGCGTCGGTGCTGCTGATGCTGGCGGGCGCGGGCTTCGGCTACGTGGGCATGGTGGTGGATCCGGACGCGGCGCACTACCTGGTGCCCGAGCAGCACGTGAGCCTGGACCCGGTGAAGCGCGCCGCCGACGAGGCCGCAGGCAAGGGCATGTCCGTGGAGGAGCAGGCCCAATTCACCACGTTCCTGTTCACGCACAACATCCAGGTGGCCTTCCTGGCGTTCGCGCTGGGCATCACCCTGGGGCTGGGCACGACGATGATGCTGTTCGTCAACGGCCTGTACCTGGGCGCGCTGGCGCAGGTGTACGCGGCCAAGGGGATGAGCGGGTGGTTCTGGGCGTGGATCCTCCCGCACGGCATCCCGGAGCTGTCCGCCATCTGCATCGCGGGGGCGGCGGGGCTCGTCATCGCGCGCGGCATGGTGGCGCCGGGCGGACTGTCGCGGGGACAGGCGCTGCGCAAGGAGGCGGTGACGGCGGTGAAGCTGTTGTTCGGCACGCTCGTGCTGTTCGTGCTCGCGGGCTTCATCGAAGGCACCGTGTCGCAGATCCACCCGCCGAAGCTGTCGGTGGGCTTCAAGATCTCCTTCGCGCTCACCGTGGGCGCGGGCGTCTACGCGTACCTGCTGTCGGACTGGATGCGCGGCCGGCGCGGCGGAGCGCGGGCTGACGCCCCGGTGGGGACGCCGGGATGA
- a CDS encoding bifunctional metallophosphatase/5'-nucleotidase, with translation MNPNPLSLRPFRRPTRQLRLSSGALVLALGALAGCEKTPPPAPAAPPAATKPAVPSEVTVLVTGSTRGQLLPADGKGGAAELMGRWVNDEKHCAGPLKDGQATCPEAGTLALATGDLWTGPAISSFFLGAPTAEVMGHMGYAASALGNHELSYAKDSFLKNRTAGGFPFLAANLKVTDAALAKDLSMPAFQVFDRRGLKIGVVGLTSQKTVRTAMSGRAEGLEITPSEDALNTAIPEARKAGADVIVVVADQCPTDLQPVVAKHPDWKVSLVAGGRCAEATGPKTEGDTTYVSLGRGFDSYLRAHFKFDPAKGAGQKLTGVETKVVDVTGGTPDAETAKRIAEWQTKVDEALGRKIGFTKAGIPQESPLMAKWVAGAVRSQLNTDVAILNKGGLRGGLPAGDVTLGSVYSVMPFENSLLTVKLKGEDLAKQLENPTALVAGLTPAGKGKFKDAKGKPLDPKKEYTVATVEYLYFGGDGFGFEKLDADPAETGMAWQTPVVEWTQGQASTEAKPLEKLIK, from the coding sequence GTGAACCCGAACCCTCTCTCGCTGCGTCCGTTCCGTCGTCCTACCCGCCAGCTCCGGCTGTCGTCCGGCGCGCTGGTCCTCGCCTTGGGAGCCCTCGCGGGCTGTGAGAAGACCCCTCCGCCTGCCCCGGCCGCGCCTCCCGCGGCCACGAAGCCCGCGGTGCCCTCCGAGGTGACGGTGCTCGTCACCGGCAGCACCCGTGGCCAGCTCCTGCCCGCCGACGGCAAGGGCGGCGCCGCGGAGCTGATGGGCCGCTGGGTGAATGATGAAAAGCACTGTGCCGGTCCGCTGAAGGACGGCCAGGCGACCTGTCCGGAGGCCGGCACGCTCGCCCTGGCGACGGGCGACCTGTGGACGGGCCCGGCCATCTCCTCGTTCTTCCTGGGCGCTCCGACGGCCGAGGTGATGGGGCACATGGGCTATGCGGCCTCCGCGCTGGGCAACCACGAGCTGTCGTACGCCAAGGACTCCTTCCTGAAGAACCGCACGGCGGGGGGCTTTCCCTTCCTGGCGGCGAACCTGAAGGTGACGGACGCGGCGCTGGCGAAGGACCTGTCCATGCCCGCGTTCCAGGTCTTCGACCGGCGCGGCCTGAAGATTGGCGTGGTGGGCCTCACGTCGCAGAAGACGGTGCGCACGGCGATGTCCGGCCGCGCGGAGGGCCTGGAGATCACCCCCTCCGAGGACGCGCTCAACACCGCCATCCCCGAGGCGCGCAAGGCGGGCGCGGACGTCATCGTCGTGGTGGCGGACCAGTGCCCCACCGACCTGCAGCCCGTCGTCGCCAAGCACCCCGACTGGAAGGTGTCGCTGGTCGCCGGTGGCCGCTGCGCGGAGGCGACCGGCCCCAAGACGGAAGGCGACACCACGTACGTGTCGCTGGGGCGCGGCTTTGATTCGTACCTGCGCGCGCACTTCAAGTTCGACCCGGCGAAGGGCGCGGGCCAGAAGCTGACGGGCGTGGAGACGAAGGTCGTGGACGTCACGGGCGGCACGCCGGACGCGGAGACGGCGAAGCGCATCGCCGAGTGGCAGACGAAGGTGGACGAGGCGCTGGGCCGGAAGATCGGCTTCACCAAGGCGGGCATCCCCCAGGAGTCGCCGCTGATGGCGAAGTGGGTGGCGGGCGCGGTGCGCTCGCAGCTCAACACCGACGTGGCCATCCTCAACAAGGGCGGCCTGCGCGGCGGCCTGCCGGCGGGCGACGTGACGCTGGGCAGCGTGTACTCCGTGATGCCGTTCGAGAACTCGCTGCTCACCGTGAAGCTCAAGGGCGAGGACCTGGCGAAGCAGCTGGAGAACCCCACCGCGCTCGTGGCGGGCCTCACCCCAGCGGGCAAGGGCAAGTTCAAGGACGCCAAGGGCAAGCCGCTGGATCCGAAGAAGGAGTACACGGTGGCCACCGTGGAGTACCTGTACTTCGGCGGTGACGGCTTCGGCTTCGAGAAGCTGGACGCCGACCCGGCCGAGACGGGCATGGCGTGGCAGACGCCCGTCGTGGAGTGGACCCAGGGCCAGGCCTCCACCGAGGCGAAGCCGCTGGAGAAGCTCATCAAGTAG
- a CDS encoding cyclic nucleotide-binding domain-containing protein, whose amino-acid sequence MASSDTSSWNRRVLPAGAFQFALIAGVTQLKTAANALVLSRFESQALPYLYLLGALMTAALTLLPRGRPDAPTESPGILTGVGGILALGLAAALSAGQRMPALALYLFADCFSTFVSFRFWGRMASEFDAREARRAFTVLNGFGMGGGIAGGLLVQALAVRLGTPVVVVSGAVSLLAAGAIYHHLHQTEPAPPQRTRSLQAWFPAWSYLGQSPYAQVLAALGIAFAVLSSFVDYLFRLRVEGTLSEDGLAALFGSLQLWIGLFCVAFQLLVAERLLKRMGLLMYLALVPVVLAPLAGATLATGELWPVHLLRLVETAVSYSILPVGIQLLYAAVPDEQREGLRSAVDGLLRKGGVVLAGLLLIGAGRGANGITMAVAVVGLCAALGLLLVRLKPAYLTALGEQVGAHEEEDVELGVDSQKLLVEALGAPTPERVLRAVDMLEQAEAPLRQHLAALLAHPHERVQERGVTLALSLEARELAPMLERLVEEGPRRPRDQAVWALARLSPERAERLLPPLLSSSDVGLRCAAIGALLRTQVNSSALESLRELLSKGDHAPVAERREVARLLGRLKDPRFAGPLSLYLEDMDISVRRVALMAVGEGGYVELAPRLLPFLTWREERPAARESLVQLGDAVTPLLELQLNNKAAPLAMRMQLPRVLRGIGTSAALNALLFSNVRDDAALHFRIGAQLSRLREEQPDHPVDVDRIHEALGRRRDTYRQLVGAFRDVQAALGPQSLLTRAVGDRLDQALELSFFLLGLLHPPQAMRRIHQHLVGSDSRRRAYALELLENLVAVEERELVMEQVEAHHRELPPGAPGRLWRRLAGLVQSEDVVLRACARHVARVNGLDVLPQEGELSDKIVQRMFALEGVSVFSQSDVDDIAAIAEVAREALYRTGERLYSQGDPGDALYVIVEGAVDAFRNGEHVLRFQAKEAIGEVSLLDGAPRPTDMVAAVDSRVLVIDRRDFLDLLADRPELLTGFFRSVSQQLQSVIDLPARRETGQRLELGVAQQPQVPLEGIGGLPPEGNAPSDA is encoded by the coding sequence GTGGCCTCTTCCGACACCTCATCCTGGAACCGCCGCGTGCTGCCAGCGGGCGCCTTCCAGTTCGCGCTCATCGCCGGGGTGACGCAGCTCAAGACGGCGGCGAACGCGCTGGTGCTGTCGCGCTTCGAGTCGCAGGCGCTGCCGTACCTGTACCTGCTGGGCGCGTTGATGACGGCGGCGCTCACGCTGCTGCCCCGGGGGCGGCCCGACGCGCCCACCGAGTCCCCCGGCATCCTCACCGGGGTGGGCGGCATCCTGGCGCTGGGGCTGGCGGCGGCGCTGTCCGCGGGGCAGCGCATGCCGGCGCTGGCGCTGTACCTGTTCGCGGACTGCTTCAGCACGTTCGTGTCGTTCCGCTTCTGGGGCCGCATGGCGTCCGAGTTCGACGCGCGCGAGGCGCGCCGGGCGTTCACGGTGCTCAACGGCTTCGGCATGGGCGGCGGCATCGCGGGCGGCCTGCTGGTGCAGGCGCTGGCGGTGCGGCTGGGCACGCCCGTCGTCGTGGTCAGCGGCGCGGTGAGCCTGCTGGCCGCGGGGGCCATCTACCACCACCTGCACCAGACGGAGCCCGCGCCGCCTCAGCGCACGCGCTCGTTGCAGGCGTGGTTCCCGGCGTGGAGCTACCTGGGGCAGAGCCCGTACGCGCAGGTGCTCGCGGCGCTGGGCATCGCGTTCGCGGTGCTGTCGTCCTTCGTGGACTACCTGTTCCGCCTGCGCGTGGAGGGCACGCTCAGCGAGGACGGGCTGGCGGCGCTCTTCGGTTCACTCCAGCTGTGGATTGGCCTGTTCTGCGTGGCCTTCCAACTGCTGGTGGCGGAGCGGCTGCTCAAGCGCATGGGCCTGCTCATGTACCTGGCGCTGGTGCCGGTGGTGCTCGCGCCGCTGGCGGGGGCCACGCTGGCGACGGGGGAGCTGTGGCCGGTGCACCTGCTGCGGCTGGTGGAGACGGCGGTGAGCTACTCCATCCTGCCGGTGGGCATCCAGCTGCTCTACGCGGCGGTGCCGGACGAGCAGCGCGAGGGGCTGCGCAGCGCGGTGGACGGCCTCTTGCGCAAGGGTGGCGTGGTGCTGGCGGGCCTGCTGCTCATCGGCGCGGGGCGCGGGGCCAACGGCATCACCATGGCGGTGGCGGTGGTGGGGCTGTGCGCCGCGCTGGGCCTGCTGCTCGTGCGCCTCAAACCCGCGTACCTCACGGCGCTGGGCGAGCAGGTGGGTGCGCACGAGGAGGAGGACGTCGAGCTGGGCGTCGATTCGCAGAAGCTGCTGGTGGAGGCGCTGGGCGCGCCCACGCCGGAGCGCGTGCTGCGCGCGGTGGACATGCTGGAGCAGGCGGAGGCGCCGCTGCGCCAGCACCTGGCCGCGCTCCTGGCCCACCCCCACGAGCGCGTGCAGGAGCGCGGCGTCACGCTGGCCCTGAGCCTGGAGGCGCGGGAGCTGGCGCCCATGCTGGAGCGGCTGGTGGAGGAGGGGCCCCGGCGCCCCCGCGACCAGGCCGTGTGGGCCCTGGCGCGGCTGTCCCCGGAGCGCGCGGAGCGGCTGCTGCCGCCGCTGCTGTCGAGCTCCGACGTGGGGCTGCGGTGCGCGGCGATTGGTGCGCTGCTGCGCACGCAGGTGAACTCCTCCGCGCTGGAGTCGCTGCGCGAGCTGCTGTCCAAGGGGGACCATGCCCCGGTGGCGGAGCGGCGCGAGGTGGCGCGGCTGCTGGGCCGGCTGAAGGATCCGCGCTTCGCGGGGCCGCTGTCGCTCTACCTGGAGGACATGGACATCTCCGTGCGGCGCGTGGCGCTGATGGCGGTGGGGGAGGGCGGCTACGTGGAGCTGGCGCCGCGGCTGCTGCCGTTCCTCACCTGGCGCGAGGAGCGTCCGGCCGCGCGTGAGTCGCTGGTGCAGCTGGGCGACGCGGTGACGCCGCTGCTGGAGCTGCAGCTCAACAACAAGGCCGCGCCGCTGGCCATGCGGATGCAACTGCCCCGCGTGCTGCGCGGCATCGGGACGTCCGCGGCGCTCAACGCGCTGCTGTTCTCCAACGTGCGCGACGACGCGGCCCTGCACTTCCGCATTGGCGCGCAGCTGTCGCGGCTTCGCGAGGAGCAGCCGGACCACCCGGTGGACGTGGACCGGATCCACGAGGCGCTGGGCCGCCGGCGGGACACGTACCGTCAGCTCGTCGGGGCCTTCCGCGACGTGCAGGCGGCGCTGGGCCCGCAGTCGCTGCTCACGCGCGCGGTGGGTGACCGGTTGGATCAGGCGCTGGAGCTGTCGTTCTTCCTGCTGGGCCTGCTGCATCCGCCCCAGGCGATGCGGCGGATCCACCAGCACCTGGTGGGCTCCGACTCCCGGCGCCGCGCGTACGCGCTGGAGCTGTTGGAGAACCTGGTGGCGGTGGAGGAGCGCGAGCTGGTGATGGAGCAGGTGGAGGCCCACCACCGCGAGCTGCCGCCCGGAGCGCCGGGCCGGCTGTGGCGGCGGCTGGCGGGGCTGGTGCAGAGCGAGGACGTGGTGCTGCGCGCGTGTGCCCGCCACGTGGCGCGGGTGAATGGCCTGGACGTGCTCCCGCAGGAGGGTGAATTGAGCGACAAGATCGTCCAACGGATGTTCGCGCTGGAGGGCGTGAGCGTCTTCTCCCAGAGCGACGTGGATGACATCGCCGCCATCGCGGAGGTGGCGCGCGAGGCCCTGTACCGCACGGGCGAGCGCCTCTACAGCCAGGGGGACCCGGGCGACGCGCTCTACGTCATCGTCGAGGGCGCGGTGGACGCGTTCCGCAACGGCGAGCACGTGCTGCGCTTCCAGGCGAAGGAGGCCATCGGCGAGGTGAGCCTGCTGGATGGCGCGCCCCGTCCCACGGACATGGTGGCCGCGGTGGACTCGCGCGTGCTCGTCATCGACCGGCGCGACTTCCTGGACCTGCTCGCGGACCGGCCGGAGCTGCTCACGGGCTTCTTCCGCTCCGTGAGCCAGCAGCTCCAGAGCGTCATCGACCTGCCCGCGCGGCGGGAGACGGGACAGCGGCTGGAGCTGGGCGTCGCGCAGCAGCCCCAGGTGCCGCTGGAGGGCATTGGCGGACTGCCTCCCGAGGGCAACGCGCCCTCGGACGCCTAG